The sequence TAGCCCTAAGTTATTGATTGCAAAAATTTTGTTGACAATGTGTAGTTTTTGAGTTAAGGGGTCTCTATTCTGCCTTGGAGGATCCTTATCATATAATAACTGTCCTATATAtaaacaacataataaaaatcatcaaaatatcataattaagaaaagtgattaattcaattatttataattaatactaccataaattcaatttttatttcaaaaatacccTTAAGTTTAAATGatagttatatttaatattagaaCTCATAATCCAATGATTAACATAAGTATCAATAAATAATACACTTTTTTAAatgctaaaatttataatttcccactaaaacttattttaaaatttttaatttcccaCTCATAATTCATTGATTAAGCACCATTTTCTGAAAGTGAGAGGGTGGCAATAAATTAAGGTATAAAATACCATTTGTTTGAAAACTGGTTTAACTCTGAATAAATAgaattaacaataaattaaggttataaaaaatatttaactcaaaataaatttgaaaacggatcatttttatttataattaacaccaaagaaaaatattatttgttgtttatatataagattgaaggtaatatttttttttttttggattttagtGTTCGCAGAGTTTAATGGGTGTTGGAGTTGGGGAATACTGTGAATTTCAGTGTGGAAATGTTTGTTTCCACCGTTTTGGAGTTGGGCGAACAAATTTGGGGATGgaaaggagaagaagagaagaaaaaaaaaaaaaagagtattgtCACCATAAATCGTCTCCGACCGTGGCTCCGGAAAGAAAATATGAATCTGTTGGAAAAGGTGTAGGACtagagaaataagaagaaataaatcttatgataaaaattaataattcattttaaaccACATATGCCTAGAAATGACCAATTTTGGaggtaaaattattttcttttatgatgAAGTTTGGTGGTAAAATTATAAACCAACATAGTTTAGGAGTATGATATTATTTCAtagaaatggtttttttttatcataatcacTCAAATAAACATACTTTTGACCGAAATAGGATTataaacttaatatatatatatatatatatatatatatatatatatatatatatatatattaagtttatCTAATCACTATACTGAATCATAGTATCTAATTATCTATGAggtgtaggaaaaaaaaaatctgaagacAAGGATGGAAATTGAAGACAAACATGTAACTCAAGTCTAAGAGGCTGTCAGTGTCAGGTGGCCCCACAAGTTTGGAAACTCTTGTAAGCATAGCTTAGCTAACCCAACCAAGTAGTTGTTCTAACTCACTCACCCTTCACAGTTCTCATGTTATGATTCAATCTCACAGAGAATCTTAGGATTCTTTGAGTGAGCAGAGAGAGGAAGACACCCACCCCTCTAAGAAATGCGGTCAATTCCTTTGGGAACCTCAGTATCTCCAACTCCTATAAACACCTCAAAGTTATCACCTTTCAGTGTTAATTTTAAGAAGCCAACCACCTTTCCATCTCGGGGTTCAACTCCTCCTCATGAATTCTCTCTCTCCCAATCAGGTACCTAATTTCTAGTTctttttcaaaactttattgCACTGCTGGATTATGCAtgcttaactttttttcttcttttagttaTTTTCTGTTTAAGGAATCTATTAGATGGGTTGTTGAATTTGTTGTATAAGCAAAGTGTCAGACCCTTTAATTGTTATAAGATGAAGTGGATTAATGGATGgtcatttgttaattttatccaattctTGGAAGCTGATGAGGTCTGAGAAATTTGAAAGCTGGAGTCAACTTGTCTTCTTAGGAGGATTGGCAAGAGAAAATTGTGGGGAAATTGAAGGACAGATGATGGATGAAGGATTAAACTAGCTGATTTTCAATGAGTTTTGGCTTGTTGCAGGGAGGCATGATTGTAAAACTGAATCTTTGACATAATATATAATGCCATTTTAAATATAAGTCGTAATGCCATTCTAAAAAGTTATTTGGAATCACACATCATTTAGTTCGCATAATCCTAACTCTTAAATTTTACCTTGATCATCATTGAGGACTGGAacatcatatataaattttggcCATACTCGTTTTGGCCTGATTTATTTAAGGAAGCCAACTATGAGTGGGGACTAGTAATCAAGGAGTGGATACATGGGGTGATGGAATATTTCCCATTTATTGGATCTAGCTCCTCTAAATTGAGCAAATGTGTAAAGTGAGTAAGGGTGGATCCACCCTTGATTTGAATAATGTATCTCATAAGTTTAGCTGTTTAAATCAAGGGTAcacacacttttattttcttactttaTACATTTGTTTGAGTTAAATCGTTCCAACATAGTATATTTTGAGATGTGTCATCGGTAAAGTTGGTGGATACTCTAAGTGTTAACTTGGGTAGGAACCCTGTGGTGTTTGGATGTAGGATTATGCAGAGCGAGTCAAGTTGTTGATTTGTTCCCAACTGTGTCTCCTGAAATTATTGTGCGGGAGGCCAGGTTAGAGGACTGTTGGGAAGTGGCAGAGACTCACTGCAGCTCCTTCTTCCCTGAATATTCCTTCCCTTTAGATTTTGTGCTGAGGATGGACAGATTGGTGGCCATGATGGCAGGATTCACTCTACCAAACGGTTACAAGAGAATCTGTTTGGTTGCTGTTATTGGCAACTCATTTGGTGAAACTTTATTATTTGGAAGTGAAGATTTCAAGGTTGGTGGTTTTGATGGGAAAATCAGCCTCAACAAGGGATATGTGGCTGGTATATTAACAGTGGATACTGTTGCAGACTTTCTGCCTAGGAAGGGACCATTGCGACAGAGAAGGTGAGTTGAAGCTTGCTTCTGGAACTTAGGTTTGTGTCTTCAAGATTTGCATCATAATTTTTGTCAACTTTTGACTTGTGATGTGTCTTCATAGTTCATGGTTCACCATCTTGTTGCTTCTTAATGaatcttattcttatttttacttCTGCAACTTTGACTATGTCTTCCTCTTTTGTCAAACTCTATAGCCAGTCCCTGGATAAAAGAGGAGGATTGTCTATAAATATTCACTGTTATGTTATACCAAACATAGGAACTGATGTCCCGAAAATGTTCTCTGCACCAAGCATCAATAAGATGATAAAGTtttctgaaaaataatttattccaCTTAGTTATGTTCTGTTAAATCATACATACCCTAAGCACATCCTGCTTACCCTTTTTTAAGTCTCAAAACAACCAATAAATAGCCTTGATATCCCAGCATAGCATAAACCTGTTGGTTAAAATAACTGATTACATGCTCTTTACATTTCACATCCACAGTTTCTTTATTGGTTAATTTGTAACCTTTCAACTGAATGTGCCAAAAAAACTTCTTTTATGCTCTATATTGACCTAGAATCATTTACCCTTGACAATGGTTAGCTTctgatttttctaataattcTGTACATGGCCATGTTGGAGTATGATATTCATGGTTTATGCTTCACTTAACTGATGAATTTGTGCTGATGGctgtaattttttcttcttcaaaatacTGTAGGACTGGAATTGCATACATATCAAATGTGGCAGTCCGAGAAAAATTTAGGCGGAAGGGAATAGCTAAACACTTGGTTGCAAAGGCAGAATCACAAGCCAGAAGTTGGGGGTGTCGTGCTATTGCATTGCACTGTGATTTGAAAAACCCTGCAGCCACAAAGTTATACCAAGGCCAAGGTTTCAGGTGTATCAAGGTTCCAGAGGGAGCTAACTGGCCACAACCAAAGACCTCACCGGATATGAAGTTTAACTTCATGATGAAACTTCTCAACAGCTCAACTGTTTCTAAATGAACTTCAGAGTAGGGAATAATTATGTTCTAAAACATAATgtattttaagaaagaaaaaaaaatgtacaaaaggACAGTCTGTTATTGAATTGTGTACATGAAAAAACCAACGAATTAGAGGAAAAATCACTTGAGAACCCTTTTAGATTGCTCCACTAGCAAGTATTTGTATAGTACTCCCTCCGGTCCTTTTCCACTAAAACTTGTTTCTTTCTTATAAAAAGGGTTGGAGGTAGTAATTGGCATTGTTTTGTATCCGAATGCATTCAGACAAATAACAACGGGCAGAAGTGGAGTTAGAATTGCCGAACCCACTAATTGCAAAATAGTTAACTCCTACCCATAATTTTTACATTGAAAAGCATGACATGATCTTGAGAGTTGTTCTGCTGTTTATGGATTGAACTTTAATAACAAGAGGACTcgtcatttcatttttaatttttacattttctcaattttcacttttttcttgTCAAGAGAAGTTGATAACCAAGACTATTCTCTCCGCAAATGGAAAGGGCACATCTTATCAGTGAGCCTACGAGAGTCCAAATGCATATAAGAAAAGGGTCAATAGTATTCAATGGCAAAGCACAACAAAATTACACCATACATTTAATCACAGTGATCTCAAAAATGTGACGTCTCATGAAAATTCTATAGTAGAGATTTCTGATATTTCTAGTCCACAACAGACCATACTCCATTTAGAGGTAACTCTAGTTCACTGTCTTTAATTCATCCTCTTGCCGCTGATGCACGTATAGAGAACCTCTTTGTATAATGCATAAATAGAAGTGAAAGCACTCTCCAGCACCAGACTCAATTATTGTATGAAGCATCCAATTATGATGCTCCTACAAACTTGTTCAAGGCTGATGTGTCTAAACCTGCAAAGTCCTTCACAGCTGCAAGCACAGCAAGTCCAAGCTTCACAGCATCATCATTACTAGGTGCCTACAGTAACAAGTATGATCAGTCTGAATCAGTTGCATTGTTTTAATATTGCATAAAAACACCAACACTAGCTGTGAGGACCTTTACCTCAATGTTAAGGGGAAGTACAGGATCATGGAGTGATAATCTAAGAAGAAACCATCCACCATAGCCAGAAACTCGGACCTGGTTGAAGATTAGATTGAGCaagtaataaattataatatagaaACAGAAACTGCAAACCAATCGTTGCAGGTCAGAAATTTGCAGAAGGGTCTCATTGCAAGTTATTTACAATTTTGGAGCACGTTAGGGTCATAACTGTCTCAATGATGTTACTGAATTTTATGGTCAATGCTAACTAAACAGGCTTTACAATTTAGCAATAAGCCGGGACAAACATACCCCTTCATAGTTCACAGGAGCCTTGTGCAGACTTGGATCAGAGCCAATTGAGTTCTCCAAATGTTTCAGCACAGCTTCTCCATATTCCCGAAAAGATCTGAAAGCTCTGATATGTCAGTGAATTCATGACATTAATGTATGGATGCATGCAAACCGAGAACATTTACACACTGGCTTACCCTCCTTTAAGATCTGGATGGTTTTGGTTTATCTTTAATCTCAGTTCTACAGCAAAATCTGGTTCCTGAAGTCCGTCTATTAGATCAGTCAAAACCTTACTTCCACCACCCTTTCCAGAAGCTCTTGCAGAAGCAAGTTTATTTAAGATCTTGACCTGCACAATAAATGTCACATGCAGACCTTTGTGGTAGTTCTgattattaaaagttaaaactaatCTTGGGATCCTGCTTAGCTTTTGCTTTTAGGTAAAGCAGTTTTATAGCATGACTTCAGAACCTCTTTAACCCAATGTGATAGATTCCTTGATTCTACAACACGGTGCTATATCCGCACTCTAATACAAGGTAGTTTCAAGTTAAGGGCCTTTTGGTGCAAAGTAGAGGTGTATATATACTTGTCTACATTTGAAAAAATTAGGGCCCTTTATTAACATCTTTATTTAAAGTTGAACACTTCAACTTCTGAATAGGTATATTACTATCATAATAACTGATTAATGAAGAATAAATAATTCAGTGACTATTTTCTTTACCCAATATGACTAAAGTAAAAATCATACCATTAGGTATGCGCCATCATCAAGCCAATGATTTTCCTTGAGAGCTCCATGTCCACTAGTTTCAATTGCCAAATGTGACTCCTCACCAATAGAATTCTGTCAGCAATATTGCTTccaaaagttaaatattttacttacatggtgaaaatatgaaattcaaaagtaagtatatatatatatatatagaagaaacAAGATGAAAAATACACAATGGAAGCTAAGTATCTTATTGCGCAATACATAATTTCTTTTAGACTACTTCTGTTTTGCAATTTTGCCAGGTACTACCACTGGACCCATTTAGAATAAATTTAGCCACAATGTACAAATGTCAAATTTGAAATAATGGCACAGTCAAGCACATAGGTGAAAGGTTTTTCTTGTTTAACTAATCTGATgtataatttattgaattatagGGAAGCCCTCATCATACCAAACGAATAGCTTCATCAATCACATTTTTGTAGCCTCTTTTGAACCGATGGTGTCTGCCACCTGAGACAAACAGTATTGGCAAGTTATTAGCACTATCTCATTTCAAGTAATTTACAATTCAATAAAAGGGATTTTAGTTTACAGTGAactcttaaagaaaaaaaggtgaGAAGGGTAGACTAAAGATCATGCCAGTTTAGATTCCTCCATACCAAGTTTCTTCTCAATAAACGTGGTAAGCCCATCAGAAGTCACACTGTCTGTGACAATAGTTGTTCCAGGATGCTATGGAAAACAAGAGGAGGAAAAGAATTAAGAGAAAGTATACAGAGAAGTATGAGGTTAGAAAACTAGGTCTGAGATAGCCCAAAAAATGAGCCTCACTTCCTCAAGAACA comes from Glycine soja cultivar W05 chromosome 20, ASM419377v2, whole genome shotgun sequence and encodes:
- the LOC114402540 gene encoding uncharacterized protein LOC114402540, which codes for MRSIPLGTSVSPTPINTSKLSPFSVNFKKPTTFPSRGSTPPHEFSLSQSGLCRASQVVDLFPTVSPEIIVREARLEDCWEVAETHCSSFFPEYSFPLDFVLRMDRLVAMMAGFTLPNGYKRICLVAVIGNSFGETLLFGSEDFKVGGFDGKISLNKGYVAGILTVDTVADFLPRKGPLRQRRTGIAYISNVAVREKFRRKGIAKHLVAKAESQARSWGCRAIALHCDLKNPAATKLYQGQGFRCIKVPEGANWPQPKTSPDMKFNFMMKLLNSSTVSK